Part of the Flavobacterium okayamense genome, AACGGAAGCTTTTCAGTAAAAGTATGTAAAGCTTTGTATCTCATTTGTAATCCTGGTGAAATTGCCCCACCAAAATATTCTCCTTTTATACTTAAAAAATCATATGTAACACAAGTACCACAATCAATAACCAAAATATTTTTTCGGGGATATAAAAGCGCAGCCCCAGACATTAGAACCATTCTGTCTACCCCAAGTGTCTTTGGAGTACTATATTTATTTAAGAAAGGAAACTTTGAAGTATGATCAATGTTGATGTAATTTGTTCGAGATTTTAATAAATCTAATAACTCAAAATTATCTTTTCCTACTGAAGAACTAATCGAATACTTGATTTTTGAAAAATTTCGAAAAATTTTTTCAATAATTTTTAGAGCTTCGCTTTTATCAAAACTTCTCTTATCAAGTAGCTTATCTTGTTCAAAAACAGCAGTTTTAATTTTAGTATTTCCAATATCTATTACTAAAAGCATCGTTATTTTTTAGAGACGACAAATATACAAATAGATTTTTTTTGAAAATTGTTTTGGAAAATATAAAATTGGTTCTATATTTGCACCCGCAATCAGCAAGTACTACTTCTGATTCTGGAAGGTACCTTAGCTCAGTTGGTAGAGCAACGGACTGAAAATCCGTGTGTCCCTGGTTCGATTCCTGGAGGTACCACTAAAAAAAACCACTCAAATGAGTGGTTTTTTTTGTTTGTATTCTTTTTTATTTTTAAATTGGTTACCCCAAATTTAAAAATAGAATGAAAATAAAATTACTTTTCTTATTAATTACTAATATTTTATTTGCACAAATTCCTGCTTATTATAATAGCATTGATTTTACCCAAACTGGAAATGCATTAAAAACACAATTAGCTACATTAATTACAAATACTCATACAACAAATTTAAGTTACACACCAGGTGTATGGGACGCATTAAAACAAACCGATTTAAACCCAAACGACAATACAAATGTTTTTTTAATCTATGGCTTTAATGATTTTAATGCCTCTGTGATTGATGATAGAAATCGTGGGGTTAACAATAATGGTGGAAACGTAGGCGACTGGAATAGAGAACACTGTTACCCAAAATCTTTAGGCAATCCTGACTTAGGAACTTCAGGCCCTGGATCAGATGCGCATCATTTAAGAGCATCTGACGTTCAATTTAATTCTAACAGAGGAAATAGACCTTATGCTGATGGAGAAGGAGATGCTGGCCCAGTTGGAACAAATTGGTACCCAGGAGATGAATGGAAAGGTGATATTGCTAGAATGATGATGTATATGTATGTTAGATACGGAAACCAATGCTTAGCAACTGTTGTGGGTTCAGGCAGCTTAACTTACAGTGTTGAAATGCCAGACATTTTTTTAGAATGGAACGAAGAAGATCCAGTTAATTTCTACGAAACGAATAGAAACAATATTCTTCAATCTATTCAAGGTAATAGAAATCCCTTTATTGACAACCCTTATCTGGCTACATTGATTTGGGGAGGACCGCAAGCTCCAGATTCATGGAACACTTTATCATGTCCAAATCTTACAACATGGAATGGAAGCACTTGGGATAATGGGACACCTAACAAAGATACAAGAGCTGTTTTTAATGGAAATTTTACCTCTAATGGCGATTTAGAGTTTTGCTCTTTAGATATAACCGGAACTTCACAAGTAACACTTCAAACTGGAGATACATTTACAGTTGTTAGAAATATAAATGTAGATAATTCTGCCAATTTCACAGTAGAAAACAACGCCAACTTAATTCAAATCAACAATATTACAAATACAGGAAATATTACTCTTATAAAAGAGAGCGCACCAATACTTCGTTTGGATTACACTTCATGGTCTTCACCTGTAACTGGACAAAATTTATTAGATTTCTCTCCACAAACTGTAACAAATAGATTTTATGAATATATTACTAGTGGAACAACTCCATTAACAGCATATTCTTCGATAGACCCAACAGTAAATGACTTTATTCCTGCAAAAGGGTATATAATTAGAGCACCTAACAATTGGTCTTCGACAATAGCTTCACCATATATTGGTCAATTCACTGGAGTTCCAAATAATGGAAATTATGAAATAAATACTTCTACGGGATTTAACATGGTTGGAAATCCTTATCCCGCAACTATTGAAGGAAGCCATTTTATAGCTAGTAATAGAACTATTGAAACCTTATATTTTTGGACACATACCATTGCAGCATCAGGAGGAAGTTATCCGCAAAATAATTTTGCATCTTACACCACATTAGGTGGAGTTGCTGCTGCTGCTGGAGGACAAATACCTGACGGTAGTATAAAACCAGGGCAAGGGTTTTATTTTTATTCTGGTGAAGATGAAACTATATTGTTTCATAATGCTTTACGATATGATCTTAAAAACACGCAATTTTTCAAAAACAACAATGAGTTAATTTCTAAAAAAGACACTTACAGATTAAATCTTTTTGAAAATGAAACACCAACTAACCAAATTTTAATTGGTTATACTAATACATCTACATTAGATTTTGATTTAGGAATAGATGGAAAAATTATAGATACAACTCCTTCAATTATTTACACTAGTATAAATGATGAAAAATATGTAATCAATGGAAGAGGTGAATTCACTATTGATGATAAATTTAATTTAGAGTTTAAAGCTAATACTAATTCGATTTATAAGATTTCTTTACAAAACAGTGAAGGTGTTTTTGAGAACACACCTATTTATTTAAAAGACAATTTTAATGGAAATATTGTAGACTTAACAAACACCGATTATTCCTTTTTATCAAATGAAGGAACCTTCAAAAACAGATTCGAAATCCTTTACAAAAAAGAAGTAAAAACAAATATTTCTAGTAGCTTTTATGTTAATTCAATTGACAATACTATATACATAAGCTCAAAAGAAAGTATTTCTAGAGTTTTAATTTATGATGTTTCTGGAAGAAAAATTCTTGATGAAGTAACTTCGAGTAATCAAGTTGAAATAAACTCAATTTTAAAATCAAATTCAGTTTTGATTTTGAAGACATTTTTCAAAGATGGAACTTCATCTTTTAAGAAAATTTTACATTAAAAAAAAGCCGCTTATTAAGCGGCTTTTTTTTTAATGAATATATTCTGAATTATTCAAAATCTTTATCAGTTACACCTTCGTTGATTTTAACTTCAGAAGTTGTGAACTCTAAATCCATTCCAACACTTAAGATTGTTTTATATGGAAATTTCAAACCTTTAACATCTTTGTAATCTTCAAAATATGTCATTTGTGTCATTTTCTGACCAGCTTGCTCCAACTCTCTTGCTTCTGCAACTTTAAAACCTGAATTCATATCATAATAATATGTAGCATCACCTAATTGAACTGCATAAGCATCATTATCTTTGATTGTTTCGATTCCTTTTAAAACAACCTCTTTATTACTCAATAATTTCAATTCTTTAAAAGTTCCAGCTGCAGCTTGCATCTTTTTTAAATTATCACCTTCAAAAGTAGTTTTCTTACCTTGAGCTTCCATATAAGCTCCACTAGGACTAACTACATTTTTAGAAACTGTCATTCCCATAGCTTTTACTTCTACTGCCATTTTATTTGCAGCATATTTTTGATGTAATTCTAATGGAGTTCCTTGCACTGTTCCCGAAGCTATGCTATATATAGTTTTAACCTCTCTTACAGCTTTCTCTCCGCCTATAACATCAATATACTTTTGTAAAACCGATTGAGCAGTAACACCAGCTGGCACCTCTTTCTTCACAACTGGTTTCTCTGTTGGATTTCCATACTTATCAAAATAGAAAATAGGTAATTTATGTTCCTTACTCATTTTTTCTAGACTAGGTAAAACATCAGCAGCTTTACCAACCACAACAACCCTAGTATTATTTGCTAAGAAATATTTTTGAGCAGCATTTAAAACATCTTGAGGAGTTACTGCATTAATATTTTCCATGTATGTTTCATAGAAATTATCCGGTAAATTTTGAGTTTCCTTGTTTAAAGCATAACGAGCTACAGTTGCAGGTTTTTCAATTTGCATTACAAAATTACCTACATATTTCGCTTTAGCATTTTTTAAATCTTCTTCTGAAACTAGTTCCGTTCTAATTTTTTTCAATTCATTAAAAATCTCTACAATTGCACTATCAGTAACTGCATTACGCACAGAAGCGGAAGAACGGAATTTCTTAATATATTTATCAGCCCCTATTGACGAATAAGAACCATATGTCCAACCATGTTTTTCACGTAAGTTTAAAAACAAACGCCCTTCTCCACCACCACCAAGAATTTGGTTGGCCATTAATACTGCAAAGTAATCTTTGTCAGTCATTTTTAAAGAAGATAAATTCACTAAAGAAACTTCAGATTGTACTGCATTTGGCGCATCAACAAAGTTAATTTGGCTATACTGAACATCTTTTGGATCACTATATTCTAAATTAGGAGCAATTGCTTTTTTCCATTTTCCAAAAAGTTTTTCAACTTTCTTTTTAGTTGCTGAAAAATCTACATCACCTACAATTACTAGATAAGCATTACCAGGAACGAAGTAAGTGCTATAGTTTAATTTAACATCTGCAAGAGTTACATTGTTAAGTGTTTCTTCAGAAGTAAATTCACCATTGTAATGATTTTTACCATATGTTAGAACATTTTCGACTCTTCTCGCAATTGCTGGAACACTTTTTTCATCTGATTTTAGCCCCTCAATTAATTTAGCTTTTTCTTTGTCAAATTCTTCTTGAACAAACAACGGATTAAGTGCTCCATCCGCCATTAATTCTAAAATTCTATCTGAATATCTAGACAAACCATTAGCTGAAGCTCCCGAAGACCAAAAATTAATATTTGCTCCTAGGAAATCAATTTCTTCATTATATAAATCTTTTGATGTAGATGTAGTCCCATTACCTAACATTGCGCTAACTAAATCAGAAACTCCTTTTTTAGCACCTTCAGCATATGGAGGATTATCTAATGTTAAAGTATAAGAAACACGTGGTAATTTGTGATTTTCAACAACTAAAACCTTCATACCATTTTTTAAAGTAAATGTTTCAGGTTTTTTAATGTTGATTTTTGGAGCCGGACCTGGATTCGGCATTTTTCTATCTTGTGCTTGCATTGAAATAAAAAATAAGCAGGCTACTATATATATTATTTTTTTCATTGTAATCTTAGTTTTGAGTTTTCTCTTTAGCTGGCATATAATCCAAAATCATTCTTTGATTTGGCATTAAATATTTATTAGCAACCGCTTTAATCTCTTCTCTAGTAATTGATTTATACAAATCAATTTCTGTATTGATTAAATTAATATCGTCATACAATAAATAATAAGTCGCTAAATTACTTGCAATACCTTCTACACTTGCATTACTATTTACATATTGACTTTCAAATTTATTTTGAAGTTTTTGGTAGTCACTTTCAGAAATTAACTCAGTTTGTAATTTCACAATTTCTTCATCAATATTCTTCAGTATATCCTCTTTAGAAGTTTGCCCCATTGGCAAACTATATACAAAATACATTCCGTAATCTTCTTGACTATAATTAAATGCTCCAACTTGTAATGCATATTTTTTATCATCTACAAGTTTTTTGTAAAGTTTAGAGCTTTTCCCATCAGACAAATACGATGAAATCATATCTAAAACTCTAGCATCGCGAGTTTTCATTGATGGTGTTCTATAACAAGTTACATACATTGGAATTTGAATATTTGGATCTTCCCATGTCGCAGTAAACTCTTTTGTTATTGGAGCTTCTTCATACTTCTGGCGTGCCACTGGAGTACCTTTTGGAATTGCACTAAAGTATTTGTTAATCCATTGTTTTGCTTGTGCTGTATCAAATTGACCTGCAACTACTAAAACAGCATTATTTGGAATATAGAATTTTTTATTAAAAGCTTGGAATTCTTCTAAAGTAGCGGCATCTAAATGCTCCATCTCTCCAATTGTTGTCCAACGGTATGGATGAACTTTAAACATATTTTCTTTTACAGCCTTGATTAAATTTCCATAAGGTTGGTTGTCAACACGCAACCTTTTTTCTTCTTTTACAACTTCATTTTGCGTATCTACCCCAATTTGATTAATCACAGGATGCATTAATCTTTCAGACTCCATCCAAATTGCTAATTCTAAATTATTTGAAGGAAAAACTTCATAATAATACGTTCTATCATCAGTTGTATTAGCATTGTTTTGACCTCCATTAGCAGTTACAATTTTAAACCACTCACCTCTTTCTATATTTTTTGTTCCTTCAAACAATAAATGTTCGAAAAAGTGAGCAAAACCAGTTCTATCTGGTTGTTCATCTTTTGCACCAACATGGTACATTACTGAAGTAATTACAACAGGTGCAGAATTGTCTTGATGTAAAACAACATGTAAACCATTGTCTAAATCATACTCCTCAAATGTTACTTTTTGAGCGCTAGCAACGCCACCCAATAAAGCAGAAGCACTTAAAGCCATTACAAGTTTTTTCATAAAATTAATTTAGTTTATTCAAATATATTTTAAATATGTCGCAATTTCAGAAATTTGTTACAAATAAAACACTCTATTTAACAGTTATTTAGAATCCAATTAGATATTTTGTTTTTTTTAAACCTTTAGGTGTTGTGCATTAAATATTTAGTTGTATATTTGCACTCCTGAAATTTAAATTAAATTCATTGTATATGTACGCAATCGTAGAGATAGCAGGGCAACAATTTAAAGTAAGCAAAGACCAAAAAGTTTTTGTACACCGTTTGGCTGAAGAAGAAGGAAACAAAGTTTCTTTTGATAAAGTTCTTTTGTTAGACGACAATGGTACAGTAACTTTAGGCGCCCCAGCTATAGATGGTGCTTCTGTAGAAGCAAAAGTGTTACAACACTTAAAAGGTGATAAAGTAATTGTTTTCAAAAAGAAAAGAAGAAAAGGTTACAAAAAGAAAAACGGTCACCGCCAGTCATTAACACAAATTATCATTGAAGGAATTGTGGCTTCTGGTGCTAAAAAAGCAGCTCCAAAAAAAGAAGCAGCTCCAAAAGCTGAAAAATTAGTAGACGCTCCTGCAGCGGCTCCTAAAGCAAAAGCTTCAAAAAAAGGTGATGATTTAAAGAAAATTGAAGGTATTGGACCTAAAGCTGCTGAAGTATTAGTTGCTGCTGGTATTGATACTTTTGCTAAATTAGCTAAAACATCAGCTGACAAAGTTAAAGAAGTTTTAGATGCTGCTGAAGCTAAAGTTCAACACTTAGACCCAACAACTTGGGCGCAACAAGCACAATTAGCTGCTGATGAGAAGTGGGATGAATTACAAAAATTGCAAGACGAATTAAACGGCGGTAGAGCAGTTTAATTTTAATATTAACTTAAAAAACTTAAAACGTCATGGCTCACAAGAAAGGTGTCGGTAGTTCTAAGAACGGTAGAGAATCAGAATCGAAACGTTTAGGCGTTAAGATTTATGGTGGTCAAGCTGCAATTGCAGGAAACATCATCGTTAGACAAAGAGGTTCTAAACACAATCCAGGTGAAAACGTTTACATGGGTAAAGATCATACTTTACATGCAAAAGTTGATGGAGTTGTTCAGTTCCAAAAGAAAAAAGACAATAAGTCTTATGTTTCAATTGTACCATTTGAAGCATAATTAAATACATCTATAAAAAAGCCACTCATTGAGTGGCTTTTTTTATATCTAAACTTTATAAATTTTATTTTCTACTCGAAAAATAAACTCCTAGTAAAACTACCAAAGCTCCAATTGCCTGAATGAAGTTTAATGTTTCTCCCATAAAAGCAAATCCTAAAATAAAAGCTACTACTGGTATTATATAAGTAGTTGAAGAAGCAAATACAGGTGAGGAAATTTGAATTAACTTGAAAAACAAAATATTAGACAAACCTGTACCTACGATTCCTAAAACTCCTATATAACCCAAAGCTGTTTGCGTCTCAGTATTTGAAACTAACTCAAAAAAACCGGTACTATATAAAATAACTAATGCCGGAACAAACATTATAGCAAAATTTCCTACACTAATTGTTAAAGGTTTTAAATCTGAAAGATACTGTTTTATAAAGTTTACATTCATTCCATAAAATAAAGAAGCAATTGCAATTAAAATGGCATACATATAATTACTTGAATTACTATCATTATCTCCAAAAATCACTAATAGAACACATCCTATAAAACCGAGAGCAACACCAAATATTTGCCTTCTTTGGACAGAAACCCCGAAAACCAATAATCCGATTAACAATGTATTTACAGGTGTTAAAGAATTTATTATTGAACTAACTGATCCATCAATATGTTTTAATGCAGTCGCAAACATAAAAGCAGGAAGAAAAGTTCCAAACAAAGACGTTAATGCAATATACTTCCATTTATATGAAGGGATTTTTGCTAAATGTTTAAAGCCAATTAATAACAAAAAAGTTCCTGCAAATAAAATTCTTAAAGCTCCTAGTTGAATGGAATTAACACCTTTTAATCCAAATTGCATTAAAATAAATGAACTTCCCCAAACCGAACCTAATAATATTAATAAGAACCACTTTAAATTTTTACTTTCCATAGCTTTTTTCAAACTTCAAAATTCGAACTTTATTTTTAAATAAAAACATGATTTTTTAGTAATTTTGTTAGATAATAAAAAATAATTTTTTAAATCATGAAAATATTAAAAGCTATTTCTGCTTTATTTTTAATTGGAGCACTAACTCTAAGCTGTAAAAATGAAAGCGGAAACAAAATAGACGAGAGCGAGCAATTAAACACTGAAAACGTTATCCCTGAAGATGCAAAATTAGAAACTGCTAGTTTAACAATTGAAGGCATGACATGTGAAATAGGATGTGCTAAAGCCATTGAAAGTAAACTTTCAAGCACGGCAGGAGTTAAAGAAGCTAAAGTTGATTTTGAAGGTAAAGTTGCAATTGTAACTTTTGATTCAAACCAACAAGACTTAACTTCGCTGACAACAACAATTGAAGCTGTAGCTGGTGGCGATTCTTACAAAGTTACTGATTCAAAACTGAATGTGAATTAAAATAAAAATAAAAAAAGGAACTTATCGAGTTCCTTTTTTTATCTAAAATGTATAAGTTAAACCTACACCTAAAATCTGTTTTAATTGAACTTTTGGACCGACTTCAACTTGCTCACCGTTAATTTCCTCTTTTGCCTTTATATCATCATCATATACTAAATGGGTTCCTAAGTTAGCTTTAACAAAATCATTTACTGTCATTTCCAACAAAACTTGCCAATCTACATCTACATTTCCAAAATTATTTATATAGTCTGTATATAAACTCATTCTGTGTTCTAAATTGATATTTTTCCATATCTCTTTTTCCCACTGATTTGTAATTAAAATCCCTATTTCTGTCCTCGATCTTTTCCCTTCCGACAAAAGCTCACCTGTTACTGCATCGTAAACTGCTGGATCAACTCCAAATGAGCCTTTATTAGCCAAACGTCTATCTAAAACTAAAGTCGTTTTCTGAGTTAAAGGAGACATATAAACATTTAAATTTAAATCATCACGTTTATATTCAGAACCAATACCTAAAAAGAAATAAGCAGGTGCCATAAAACGAGAAATTGGGTCATCAATATTTGGGTAATTATAACCATTATAAAATTGAGTCAAAAAATTAGCTTTAGCTCCATAATACCAATTTGAAATCGTATCTGTTCTATAACCAAAAGTAGAGTTAATTTGTAACTGATCATCGGTTTTTCTAATTTCTTGTCCTTCTTGTTTATTTAAACCATAACGAGCAATTAATTCATTCTTCCAGTTTGTATTTTTTTTTGAAAACTCTCTAATAAATTTCCCTTTAACTAAACCAGAAATAGAATTATTACCACCGGCATTCCAGTTTACAAATGATATTTGAGAAATATCAAGACCAACTTTATTAGTTTTTTTCCAAAATGATATAGTGTCTTCTTTTTGAGTTCTAATTTTTTGTGAATATCCGTTTAAAGCAGTAAACAATAAACATACTGAGGTTAATATCAGTAATTTTCTCATAATAAATGTGTTATTTGGGATGCAAAAATCTTAAAAATTATAACTTGAAAAAAGTTTTTTCAAAGAATTAACGTCAAATTCACAGATTTCTTGTTGTTGCTGAACAGTTGCTTGTTCAATAAATTTATCGGGTACACCAATTTTATGAATTAAAATGTTGACTTTTTCTTCTGAATAAAAATTAGAAACTAAGCTTCCAAAGCCACCAATCTTAACTCCATCTTCAATAGTTATTATTGATTTGTGATTTTGTGCTATATTAAAAAGCAAACCTCTATCTAAGGGTTTAACAAATGGAAAATGATAGTGAGAATAATCATCTTTATTTGAAATAGAATGCAATGCTTTGGCAACATTGTTACCTATAGTTCCCGTAGTTAGAATCGCAACTTTTGATCCATCACTTAACTTTATCGCTTTTCCTACTTCAATTTTTTGAAACGGTTGCTTCCATTCTAAAATTTCTCCTCTACCTCTAGGATATCGAATTGCTATTGGATGTTCCAATCCTAATTGTGCAGTAAACATTAAATTACGCAATTCTATCTCGTTTATTGGAGCTGCTAAAACTAAATTTGGGATGCAACTTAAAAAAGCAATATCAAATACACCGTGATGCGTTGCTCCATCCTCACCAACAAAACCAGCTCTATCCAAACAAAAAACTACAGGTAAATCTTGGAGTGCAACATCATGAATTACTTGGTCATAAGCACGTTGTAGAAAAGTAGAATAAATATTGCAAAAAACAGTCATTCCTTGCGTTGCCATTCCAGCAGCTAGTGTAACTGCATGTTGTTCAGCAATCCCTACATCAAAAGCTCTATCAGGAAATTTATCCATCATAAACTTCATCGAACTACCAGTTGGCATT contains:
- a CDS encoding type III pantothenate kinase, encoding MLLVIDIGNTKIKTAVFEQDKLLDKRSFDKSEALKIIEKIFRNFSKIKYSISSSVGKDNFELLDLLKSRTNYINIDHTSKFPFLNKYSTPKTLGVDRMVLMSGAALLYPRKNILVIDCGTCVTYDFLSIKGEYFGGAISPGLQMRYKALHTFTEKLPLLKNELPSDLIGNSTNESIYSGVVNGLMFEIEGFISQYSLKFQDLTIILTGGDTDFLAKSLKSTIFAHSNFLLESLNALFHYHKNIKC
- a CDS encoding endonuclease, whose protein sequence is MKIKLLFLLITNILFAQIPAYYNSIDFTQTGNALKTQLATLITNTHTTNLSYTPGVWDALKQTDLNPNDNTNVFLIYGFNDFNASVIDDRNRGVNNNGGNVGDWNREHCYPKSLGNPDLGTSGPGSDAHHLRASDVQFNSNRGNRPYADGEGDAGPVGTNWYPGDEWKGDIARMMMYMYVRYGNQCLATVVGSGSLTYSVEMPDIFLEWNEEDPVNFYETNRNNILQSIQGNRNPFIDNPYLATLIWGGPQAPDSWNTLSCPNLTTWNGSTWDNGTPNKDTRAVFNGNFTSNGDLEFCSLDITGTSQVTLQTGDTFTVVRNINVDNSANFTVENNANLIQINNITNTGNITLIKESAPILRLDYTSWSSPVTGQNLLDFSPQTVTNRFYEYITSGTTPLTAYSSIDPTVNDFIPAKGYIIRAPNNWSSTIASPYIGQFTGVPNNGNYEINTSTGFNMVGNPYPATIEGSHFIASNRTIETLYFWTHTIAASGGSYPQNNFASYTTLGGVAAAAGGQIPDGSIKPGQGFYFYSGEDETILFHNALRYDLKNTQFFKNNNELISKKDTYRLNLFENETPTNQILIGYTNTSTLDFDLGIDGKIIDTTPSIIYTSINDEKYVINGRGEFTIDDKFNLEFKANTNSIYKISLQNSEGVFENTPIYLKDNFNGNIVDLTNTDYSFLSNEGTFKNRFEILYKKEVKTNISSSFYVNSIDNTIYISSKESISRVLIYDVSGRKILDEVTSSNQVEINSILKSNSVLILKTFFKDGTSSFKKILH
- a CDS encoding M16 family metallopeptidase, translated to MKKIIYIVACLFFISMQAQDRKMPNPGPAPKINIKKPETFTLKNGMKVLVVENHKLPRVSYTLTLDNPPYAEGAKKGVSDLVSAMLGNGTTSTSKDLYNEEIDFLGANINFWSSGASANGLSRYSDRILELMADGALNPLFVQEEFDKEKAKLIEGLKSDEKSVPAIARRVENVLTYGKNHYNGEFTSEETLNNVTLADVKLNYSTYFVPGNAYLVIVGDVDFSATKKKVEKLFGKWKKAIAPNLEYSDPKDVQYSQINFVDAPNAVQSEVSLVNLSSLKMTDKDYFAVLMANQILGGGGEGRLFLNLREKHGWTYGSYSSIGADKYIKKFRSSASVRNAVTDSAIVEIFNELKKIRTELVSEEDLKNAKAKYVGNFVMQIEKPATVARYALNKETQNLPDNFYETYMENINAVTPQDVLNAAQKYFLANNTRVVVVGKAADVLPSLEKMSKEHKLPIFYFDKYGNPTEKPVVKKEVPAGVTAQSVLQKYIDVIGGEKAVREVKTIYSIASGTVQGTPLELHQKYAANKMAVEVKAMGMTVSKNVVSPSGAYMEAQGKKTTFEGDNLKKMQAAAGTFKELKLLSNKEVVLKGIETIKDNDAYAVQLGDATYYYDMNSGFKVAEARELEQAGQKMTQMTYFEDYKDVKGLKFPYKTILSVGMDLEFTTSEVKINEGVTDKDFE
- a CDS encoding M16 family metallopeptidase; protein product: MKKLVMALSASALLGGVASAQKVTFEEYDLDNGLHVVLHQDNSAPVVITSVMYHVGAKDEQPDRTGFAHFFEHLLFEGTKNIERGEWFKIVTANGGQNNANTTDDRTYYYEVFPSNNLELAIWMESERLMHPVINQIGVDTQNEVVKEEKRLRVDNQPYGNLIKAVKENMFKVHPYRWTTIGEMEHLDAATLEEFQAFNKKFYIPNNAVLVVAGQFDTAQAKQWINKYFSAIPKGTPVARQKYEEAPITKEFTATWEDPNIQIPMYVTCYRTPSMKTRDARVLDMISSYLSDGKSSKLYKKLVDDKKYALQVGAFNYSQEDYGMYFVYSLPMGQTSKEDILKNIDEEIVKLQTELISESDYQKLQNKFESQYVNSNASVEGIASNLATYYLLYDDINLINTEIDLYKSITREEIKAVANKYLMPNQRMILDYMPAKEKTQN
- the rplU gene encoding 50S ribosomal protein L21; translated protein: MYAIVEIAGQQFKVSKDQKVFVHRLAEEEGNKVSFDKVLLLDDNGTVTLGAPAIDGASVEAKVLQHLKGDKVIVFKKKRRKGYKKKNGHRQSLTQIIIEGIVASGAKKAAPKKEAAPKAEKLVDAPAAAPKAKASKKGDDLKKIEGIGPKAAEVLVAAGIDTFAKLAKTSADKVKEVLDAAEAKVQHLDPTTWAQQAQLAADEKWDELQKLQDELNGGRAV
- the rpmA gene encoding 50S ribosomal protein L27 → MAHKKGVGSSKNGRESESKRLGVKIYGGQAAIAGNIIVRQRGSKHNPGENVYMGKDHTLHAKVDGVVQFQKKKDNKSYVSIVPFEA
- a CDS encoding DMT family transporter, yielding MESKNLKWFLLILLGSVWGSSFILMQFGLKGVNSIQLGALRILFAGTFLLLIGFKHLAKIPSYKWKYIALTSLFGTFLPAFMFATALKHIDGSVSSIINSLTPVNTLLIGLLVFGVSVQRRQIFGVALGFIGCVLLVIFGDNDSNSSNYMYAILIAIASLFYGMNVNFIKQYLSDLKPLTISVGNFAIMFVPALVILYSTGFFELVSNTETQTALGYIGVLGIVGTGLSNILFFKLIQISSPVFASSTTYIIPVVAFILGFAFMGETLNFIQAIGALVVLLGVYFSSRK
- a CDS encoding heavy-metal-associated domain-containing protein; this translates as MKILKAISALFLIGALTLSCKNESGNKIDESEQLNTENVIPEDAKLETASLTIEGMTCEIGCAKAIESKLSSTAGVKEAKVDFEGKVAIVTFDSNQQDLTSLTTTIEAVAGGDSYKVTDSKLNVN
- a CDS encoding DUF3078 domain-containing protein — its product is MRKLLILTSVCLLFTALNGYSQKIRTQKEDTISFWKKTNKVGLDISQISFVNWNAGGNNSISGLVKGKFIREFSKKNTNWKNELIARYGLNKQEGQEIRKTDDQLQINSTFGYRTDTISNWYYGAKANFLTQFYNGYNYPNIDDPISRFMAPAYFFLGIGSEYKRDDLNLNVYMSPLTQKTTLVLDRRLANKGSFGVDPAVYDAVTGELLSEGKRSRTEIGILITNQWEKEIWKNINLEHRMSLYTDYINNFGNVDVDWQVLLEMTVNDFVKANLGTHLVYDDDIKAKEEINGEQVEVGPKVQLKQILGVGLTYTF